GCCTCCGATGGCAGACAGCGTGTACCACATATAAGCGCGCACAAGATCGGGCGCCGGCATGCCCCGGCCGATCTCGTAGTACCAGCCAACACCGGACTGGGCGCCGGGATGCCCCTTCATGGCGCTTCTGAGGTACCATTCAAAAGCCCTTTGGTCGTCCCGTTCCACGCCAAGCCCCATGGCATACATGACACCGATCAGCTCTTCAGCGTCAGCATTGCCGGACCGGGCCGCCGGCCAAAGCGCATCCTTGGCTTCTTCGAATTTGCCGGATTCCATCAGATCGCGCGCTTCTTCGATCTCCGCACGCGCCGGGCTGGTCATTGCCGCGCTGACAAGGATGCAAAGTGCGGCGACCGCAGATCGAAGTGGCGTCATGTTTTCCTCGTTCCTTCGCTTTTGTCTGCTTGCATATTGCCAGCTGGCGCGGCTGAATTGCCAGCGCCTCTAACCCGATCTGACTTTCTCGAATTTGATCGCAAACAGGCCGCGCTCGGCCAACTTCTCTTTTACGACAAGATCCTGTCCGGCAACAGGAATATTGCCTGCGCAACGTGCCATCATCCAGAGTTTGGAACAGGCGACGGCTTGTCACTCGGCATTGGCGAGGGCGGCAAAGGTCTCGGTCCTGGCCGCTTGGCTGGAACCGGTGAGAGCCGGATTAAGAAACGGATTCCGCGCAACGCGCCAGGCCTTTGGAATTTGGGCGCAAAAGACCTTCACACCTTGTTTCATGACGGCCGCATATCCATTGCCGAGACCTATGAGAACGGCTTTAATTCACCCGCGGAAGAATGGCTGCCGGAAGGCTTCAACTCGCTGCTCGCGGCCCAGGCTGTGTTTCCCCTCGTGGCGCAGTTCGAGATGTCGGGAAATCCGAAAGAGAACGAGATTGCCGGCGCGGTCCATGACCGGATCGATGCGGCCTGGCCGATCCTCGCCAAAAGAGTGCGCGTAATTCCTGAATATGGTCAGATGTTTATCGAGGCTTTCAACCATGTTGAGTCAGCCGAAGACGTCACGATTGTCGAGATCGCCAATTCTCTAGCCGCCTTTCAGGCAATCGAATGGCAGAGCTTCGACAGTCCCTTCGACCGCTATCTGGCTGGTGACACAGAGGCTCTCTCCGCGCAGCAAAAACATGGGCTTGATCTCTTCTACGGAAAGGCCGGCTGTTCAAGCTGCCATTCTGGAAGTCTGTTGAGTGACCAGAAGTTCCACGCGCTCGGGCTGCCTCCTTTCGGACCCGGTCGGACACGGCGGTTTGACCCGATGGTTCGGGACACAGGACGCATGGCCGAAAGCGACAGCCTGGAGGACGCTTACCGGTTCCGCACACCTATGCTGCGCAATGTCGAGCTCACCGCTCCTTACGGGCACAATGGCGCCTATCCAACACTGGCAGGGATCATACGCCACCATCTTGATCCGGACGGTATGCTGGCGAAATGGGACCCAAAACTTGCCGCCCTTCCCTCTGCTCCCTGGTTGGAAGCCATTGATTTTGTCGTTTGGTCGGACAGTCGCGAAATGGCGCGCCAAAGACTATTTCGCGACGTTGAGACCATTGACCTTTCTGACAGTGAAATTGGTGCTATAGTAGACTTCATGAAAGCGCTTACAGGCTCAGATTCCGTAGCTTTTCCGCCCTTTGGCATTCCAACTTCCGTTCCAAGCGGTCTTCCGATCGACAAATAAGAACAAGGACGAAAAATGATCGACAAGATCAAACACCGGGCTCATGAATTGTTCCCGGGAATAGCGATTGCCGGTCTGGTCGCAATCTCGGCGCAGTTTTTGAACGAGCACTATGGTGCGCCCGCGATGCTGATGGCTATCCTGCTTGGAATGCCGCTGAATTTTCTCTCGGAGGAAAAACGCACAGCGGACGGCATTGCCTTTTCTGCACGCACGCTATTGCGGATTGGGGTTGCCTTGCTGGGCGTTCGGATCAGTGTCGATATGGTTCAGGCGCTTGGACTGCCGTTTCTGGCTCTCGTTGTTGCAGGAGTCCTAGCGACCATCGGCTTTTCGCTGCTGATCGGGAACCTCTTTGGCAAGGACCGGCTGTTTTCGTTTCTGTCTGGCGGCGCGGTCGCCAT
This window of the Roseibium alexandrii DFL-11 genome carries:
- a CDS encoding tetratricopeptide repeat protein, whose translation is MTPLRSAVAALCILVSAAMTSPARAEIEEARDLMESGKFEEAKDALWPAARSGNADAEELIGVMYAMGLGVERDDQRAFEWYLRSAMKGHPGAQSGVGWYYEIGRGMPAPDLVRAYMWYTLSAIGGDPDAAISLEEVVKKMTAEEIEKAHILVADYKVWMYPFR
- a CDS encoding cytochrome-c peroxidase, translated to MPAPLTRSDFLEFDRKQAALGQLLFYDKILSGNRNIACATCHHPEFGTGDGLSLGIGEGGKGLGPGRLAGTGESRIKKRIPRNAPGLWNLGAKDLHTLFHDGRISIAETYENGFNSPAEEWLPEGFNSLLAAQAVFPLVAQFEMSGNPKENEIAGAVHDRIDAAWPILAKRVRVIPEYGQMFIEAFNHVESAEDVTIVEIANSLAAFQAIEWQSFDSPFDRYLAGDTEALSAQQKHGLDLFYGKAGCSSCHSGSLLSDQKFHALGLPPFGPGRTRRFDPMVRDTGRMAESDSLEDAYRFRTPMLRNVELTAPYGHNGAYPTLAGIIRHHLDPDGMLAKWDPKLAALPSAPWLEAIDFVVWSDSREMARQRLFRDVETIDLSDSEIGAIVDFMKALTGSDSVAFPPFGIPTSVPSGLPIDK